The genomic DNA GGGTAGCATTGTTATTGACATGGATATTGATACGGCTCTTTTTATTGCTTCTAAGTTGAATTTTGAGGAGTATGTTGATTTTGAGGATGAGGAGACTAAGGAAATGGTTGCTGCTACTCTTACTGAGGTTGGTAATATTATTGCCGGCAATTTTGTTACTACTTTGCATGCTAAGGGATTTATATTCGATATAACTCCGCCGGCCTTTATTTATGGGGAGAATATGAAAATAAGTAATAAAGGTTCTGAGGCTTTAATTGTACCCTTTACTTTGCCAGATGGCAAAATTATAGAAGTTAATATTGCAATAAGAGAGAGGGTTTGATATGATTATGGAGTTAAGTTTACTTATTATTAGAAGAGAGGGTTTGGTATGATCCAGAAAACTACTATTGCTGTGGATTCTTCAGTTAAACCAAAGGGTATTAACTATGAAACTGGAATTCCTTTTAATGTTTTGATTGTTGATGATTCGGTTTTTACTGTGAAGCAACTTACGCAAATTTTTACTTCTGAGGGGTTTAATATTATTGATACTGCTGCTGATGGTGAGGAAGCTGTTATTAAGTATAAGAATCATTATCCTAATATTGATATTGTTACTCTTGATATTACTATGCCTAAAATGGATGGGATAACCTGTCTTTCTAATATTATGGAATTTGATAAGAATGCTAGGGTGATAATGATTTCTGCTTTGGGGAAAGAGCAGTTGGTTAAGGACTGTTTAATTAAGGGTGCAAAAACATTTATTGTGAAGCCTCTTGATAGAACTAAGGTTCTTCAAAGAGTTATGTCTGTGTTCGTTAAGTGACTTATTTGATAATTAGAAATTTAAATTTGTTCTATAAAAAATCATTTCGTTTTTTATTTCATCCATGTTTTTTATGAAATATGACGTGTTTAAGTTAAAAATTTCTAATTTATTTTTCTTGTTATTTCCTATGTATAGTTCTACCTTATAAAACCCTTTTTTTGTGTAAAGTAATGCTAAGCTTTTAAAAACTGTATCCATGGGTTTGATTTTAAATATTTTATATTTTAAAAAGCTTTTGTCAATAATTTCACTTCTAAGTAAATATTGATTGATTTCTCTGTAAGCTGGAGTTATTGTAGTGTAATTAACTTTACCTTTTATAATACTTTTTATAAAATTTTCTGTTAGTTCATATATCTGTATTTCATTTTGACTTTTAGGATACTTAGTGTAATATTCTTCTTCTAAGATTAGATTAAAAGCAGAATATTTTTTAGTTTCTTCGGATGCGCGTTTTTCAATTGAAGTTGTGATTAAGCGTGAATTAAGAGATGTGTTAATAAGAAATAAGAGAAATATTTTTTTTATCATGTTTGTTCCTTATTAATGTTTATTATTTTTTTAACTTTCTCTATTTCTAGGGGAATTTTGCTTCTTCTTTTTGCGTTGAGCTTGTCTTTTAGTAAAATGTTGTTAAATTTTTTTGCCATCTCATATATTTTTTCTTCGCTGAATAGGAAAGGGATTTGAATTTTTCTATATTCAATTGGATCTTGTAACACTTTTTGCATCAGTATTATTGGATTTAAGAAACTTACTTTAAAAAATTTGTAAAAATTCATTAAAAAAATGGTAAATGAAATAAAGAGTGAAAATAAGAAGATTCCAAGAATGGAATCATTTTTTCTTTGCAAATATTTATCTATGTAAAATTTTGTTTGGTCTATTTCAATAATTTTGTATTCACTAGGACTGTAATAAAGAAATATGTCATTGGATTTGGAATATATTGTATTCTCCATATCTTTAATTATTAAAATAAAAGGATATTTTTCTTTAATATAATTTTTTTCAGTTATTATTGAGATGTTTTTTATGATATTAAATTCTTGTTTTTCTGGAATTGTATTTGCAAAGCTTGTACTTGAAAATATTATAAAAAATATGAATGGAATTAGAAGACTTATTGAAAATGTTCTAGCGAATGCAATGAGTATTAAATTTTTCTCTTGTTCATTATAATAAAGTTCAATCATTAAATCATTGAATCTAAGAAGTCTTAAAAATCTTAATTTAAAAAGAGAAAGTATGATTGGATTTAAGATAGTTTCATGAGGATTAATTATATTTTTAATTTGATGAGAACTGTAAAATATAAGGGGAATTAGGCAATGTAATATGTCAAAGAATAGATTATTCCTTATGTATATTTGTAATTTTTGTGAAAAATAAGCTTTTGAAATTTTACATAAAAAAATTAAGATAAAAATTAAATCGAATAAAAATCCGATGGATATAAGACCAAATCGGATTTTATAGGTCAAAAAAAGTATTATTGACAATTCTTCTATTAAGAATGCAAGTAATGAAGTAATTAAAGCAGCTTTTAAAACATTTGAGAATATCTTTACCATTTATTTTTCCTAGCTATTTCTAGAAGTTCTTTAATAACTCTTGGATCATAATCTTTTGAGCTTGATTGTTTTATTGAAAACCAGCTTTCATCATATCCTAGAAAACCTTTAGTTTTATTATTTTTAATATTTGGAATTCTTGCTCTATTTGAAAAAATGGATATTAATGTAGCAATCGGTGACATACTGCTTAAGTTTTCATATTTAAATAAACTTTGAGTTACTAGTTGACCTGTATTTTCATCTAAAAAATCAATTTCTGTGATGATTAAATTTACTGTGTCTTTAATATTTTGTGAACTTAATTCTATCTCTTTTTCAAAGCAAATTTTAATTATTAAAACTCTTAATAAGAGTAGAATTTTTATGTAGTTTTTTATAATTTTTGAAGAATCAAGAATATCATTTTCTTTTTTGATTAGATATATTGTGTAAGAATTTTTATCTTCAAAGAGTTTATTTATGTAGAATGTAATAAGTCCGCTACTTATGGCATTAAAATTGTATAAAAATTCTTTTCTTAGATAAGAATTGGCTTTAATACAATGAAATGTTGATTCTAAATTATTTTTATTAAATCCTTTTCTAAAGAGTTCTCTTACAATATTGAAATCAATAGATTCAATGCTTGACAAAACCAAGGGAGTAATTATTATATCTGTTTTGTCTTTAACATATTGAATGAGTACATTAAGATCGGATTTAAAATCTTCATCTATAAATGTTGAAATAGTTTTATTATTTTCTTTTAAATATTTAATTATCTCAATTTCTTTTTCAAATACAGACAAGCTCTTTACGCTTTCATGATTAAATAAATAATGATATAAATGAGGAAAATATGCCTTTGCATTCATTTTATGATGTCCAAGAGTTCAGAAGGACTGTTTATGATGTATTTTGCTCCACTGTCTTGCAATTCCTCTATTGTTCTAAATCCCCATGAAACTCCTATTGGCAAAAACCCAGCATTCCTAGCAGTTATCATATCAATATCACTGTCACCTATGTATGCAATCTCCTCAGGTTTAACATTGAGTTCTATTATCATATCAAGTGCATTTGCAGGGTCTGGTTTTGCCTCAAATTTTGAAGAGTAGCCTCTAACTTCAAAGAAATTTATGTCTTTAAAGATATCTTTTGTTACTATTAAGAGTTCTTCGTGGTTTTTATTGCTTAAAATTCCAATAGGAATGCCAAGCTTATTAAGCTTGGAGAGAAGTTCAGGTATACCATCATATGCTCTTGTTTGAGAAGAAAGATTTTGATTATATTCTTTTACAAATTCTTTATAAAGGTTATATTTAAGACTTTTATCATTAAAGTTTATACTAAGGTATTCTAAAGTTTTTTCTACGAATTTATCGAATCCTCTTCCAACAAGGTTATTAAATTTATCTATTTTGATTTCTTTGTACCCTAAATTTTTTA from Borrelia turcica IST7 includes the following:
- a CDS encoding HAD family hydrolase, giving the protein MKIKACIFDMDGTLINSITDIAFSMNSALKNLGYKEIKIDKFNNLVGRGFDKFVEKTLEYLSINFNDKSLKYNLYKEFVKEYNQNLSSQTRAYDGIPELLSKLNKLGIPIGILSNKNHEELLIVTKDIFKDINFFEVRGYSSKFEAKPDPANALDMIIELNVKPEEIAYIGDSDIDMITARNAGFLPIGVSWGFRTIEELQDSGAKYIINSPSELLDIIK
- a CDS encoding chemotaxis protein CheX; translated protein: MRIDYIEPFLDAASSVLRDMLLVEDIKMGSPGLKSINQKIKGVSVIVGLAGSVEGSIVIDMDIDTALFIASKLNFEEYVDFEDEETKEMVAATLTEVGNIIAGNFVTTLHAKGFIFDITPPAFIYGENMKISNKGSEALIVPFTLPDGKIIEVNIAIRERV
- a CDS encoding response regulator → MIQKTTIAVDSSVKPKGINYETGIPFNVLIVDDSVFTVKQLTQIFTSEGFNIIDTAADGEEAVIKYKNHYPNIDIVTLDITMPKMDGITCLSNIMEFDKNARVIMISALGKEQLVKDCLIKGAKTFIVKPLDRTKVLQRVMSVFVK